The genomic segment ACTTCGTAGGCATTACTCTGTTCTCATTTGGAGATAAATGATAGATAGTTAAGGGCCAACGGCAGTATTTGAGAAACCAGTGTCAGGGTCATTATCTCAATCAATGTTTAACAGCTGTCTGTTTTAGGATAGAGTCAACAATATTGTTGTCAGAGAGTAACCTCACATGATCTTGTTGCATGTTTATTTTCCCCATTCTGAACCCAATCTCTTACCCTTGCTCGAAGCCCCAGAATGAGTTGGGCCCTCTGACTGCAACTCAAAAGCTCTGGCACAATGTCGGTCACCGTGGTGACAAACTCCTCCAGCATCCCATAATCTTGAACATCTCCTCGCTGAACCACTTGCCACATGGCTGCAGAGACAAGCCGCAGTGGTGGAATGAAGAGACGCagagagggaagaagaagagGGGGACCTAAAAATAAGGATATGAGCCACAATAATGATTTTAATAATACTGAACTGATATTGAAAGTTAGAGCTGGTTTAAAAACCTTTAAAATATTTCCTCAAGGTTCCAATGGAATTGCCCCAAACGTGGAAACTGCATTCATACAAATGTATCAAGCGCACCAGATTAGTTCCAAATATTGAGGTCCCTATCTAGCAACTCATTTAGTTAAATGGAAAAAAACATAACATGCTTGCCAAGGTAATTGTAACATCTAAATAGGCTATCCCTTACAAAACATAACAGTGGATGATTCAGAAGTACCAGTCCTCCCGCTTCTAGCATACTAAAAAGATCGAGACAGACGGACATTTAGCGAGGATACGCCATGTTGAACATCAAGCACACCAAGTTTAGTAAAACAAAATCCGCAATACCATTTTCGCTGGGATTTTGATATTGCATCTCGTCCTCATACAAACGTAGTCACGCACGAAGCTTGGAAATTAGCTAAGTGTTTGTTATAAAGATGGTTTCCAAAGTTAAAAGGCTTACAACAGTTTTAAAACCTAACCGTCGGTAGCACTGAGTGTGACACTGAACGTAGTCCGTTCAATTTCCGGTTGCGTTTACACCCTCCAGAATAAAAGTCCTCCTGAATTGAGTTAAAATTCGGAATAGATTTTTTAAGAAAGTCATCTTTGTCAGCAAGTTCGGTTATTGACTTGGTGTGCCAACTAAAAATAATTCTTACAATAGTTAGCAATCCCCTTGTATAATCATAAAACATATTTAGAAACTCACCTGCAACTGCGTAAATCCCAGAGTCTGGCATGGctcaataatgtgtccctgaatgtGAGGGTCAACAATGTGCAACAAGAAAACACAGCCTAAAAAGATTACTTTGAAACAATGTACAGTACACCATAAACAATGTGGGTCACATTATGTGCATTGAAATCAAGATtgccctctttctccatctcctcaTGTGTAACCTACTAGATGGATTTACCCCTGTAATGCTCCTTCCACAAACAGCAATCTGGAAAAAAGCCCACACCATAATCAATGACCATTCCCATATTCTCTACACCCCCTGGGATGTGCTTGCTTCCCTTAAAAGCAGTGTTATGTGGGCTTGTATGAGTGTTAAGGCTGAAGCAATCACCTGCAGACTAAAATTTGAGGAGTGAAGTCAGGGGAGGTGAATCTGCTACAGTTTAAAGTCTGACATTGATGTGGTTTTCTAACAGAAAGGCTCAGTGCAACATGGCAGTGTTGTCATTGTTTATAAAAGTTATTCTTTGTAATGTCGAGATAAACATGTCTCcaacccccatatcacacactGAAAATATGTGTGTACATTGTACTATCATGTtgtaggccctcattgtaaataagaatttgttcttaactgacttgcctagttaattaaaggtaaaattaaatgtttaaaaaaaattggggagAGAGCCTGAAATATCCCATTCATTTGTACATATCCACTGTATATGTTTACCTTTGATGATGTTAAATGGCATTATGCTTATCTTTGTAATTCCGATAATAACTATTTTATTAACATTATTATTCTCTTGGCCAAATAATATATTCACACATGTAAATGGGGTAGGACAATTCCTTATTTAACTTGTGAAACTTAAAAAGTTTGAAAAATTATTAGAcgtcatgtctctgaatgtctgtTAATGTCTCATagccttatttttttattttattttattgtatacACAGGAATGTCCCTGTATTGATGTGTAATATTGCTATTATTGTtgcaataaaaaaatgtaatttattattgttgcaataaaataattataattatatcCACGCGGCTAAATTGCTACCTGTTAGTCTTTGGTTCCGTTCGCATCCGTCAAACAAAAACACTCTAATGACCGGTTGACAATTCCCTTACAAAAATGTACCATGCTAGTACTATGGTACTTTCATTCATACCATGGTACTACTATGGTACTTTCACTTAAACCATGGTATTGTCTGAATTATGGAAATGTACCATGGTTTTAGCCTTGAAGTATGATGGTACTACCACGGTACTGACATTATACCTAAATACTACCATGGTATTGTCTCATTTATACCATGGTATAGATGTGGATCATGGAAATACCATGGTGTTAAACGGCATTATACATTCTACTATGGTAATGCACAATTATGATGAATGGTACCAAAAATGATATATGGTACTATCTTTATTAAGTGTGCGTTACCATGGTACAATGGCTATATAATGCATAAATAAATAAACCCCCCAATGTGAAAAGAGGTTGGTTGGCATATTGATGAATTGATATACCAGTATGGGCAAGTTTCTGATAGTCAGAGGCAGGCTACTTGTTGGTCCTAGTTATCTGAAACATCAAAGAAAAAGGAAAATAGTTGCTATGAAAAAAGGGGTAATACTTTTTGTTTTAATAGTACCGTATTTTGCTCATGTTTGGGTTCCCTGTGTTTCCAACCTGAAATGTGGGAGAAAGTGAGATATATGGTAGATCTTTGGCATTGTGTAATAATTTAGTATTTATAGTCAAGGGGCGTTGTGCTCGTTTCAGCCCGCAGAGGGAGCCGCTCGCTCTAGCGGTTGCTTCACGCGCTCTCTTACAGCGGCTCTCGCGCTAGCCTGCCTGGTCAGTTAGTCAATTCAAGACAATTGATGAGGCACCAGATAAAGGAAATATTTTAAACGTTATCATCATGGTGAGCGAGTTGTAAACCATAGGATAGGAAACACCAAGTTAAACGGAGTGTAGTTATATAATTGTTGTTAATTTTATGTTTTGATAGTTTAATTAATTTATAAAAACCCGTTAACATAGAAGTCGGCTAAAGTTCGCTCCAGTCAAGCTAGCCTGTCGTAGTCATGGCGACAGGATCAACGAACGTTCTTGCGGAGTGTAACAAAGTGAAACATTGTAAATGGCTGTTTTAGGGATATGTTGAGAATCTATTAAATAATATAATTAatacctttaaaaaatatatttttagtaTGTTGGCTATTTAGAATTGTATAAGAGTAGCCAATTCAGTTGAATGAGAGAGCAAACTGAAAAATGTATTGAAGAGAGAAGTTAACTTACCAGATGTACTATTTTAAATAGTTTCCGACTCCTGTCATTCTTTTCACCATACTCTATCCAGCTCCCAAGGTTTAAGAGGGTACACTACTAGACCatgtgtgttgtggtttttcacaaTGAGCTAAAGGGGTTTAAGAGGGTACTAGGTTTATGCTTAGCCATTTCAGAGCTTCTATAGTAGTCAATGTTGCATTATGCGAGTATCATAAATTACTTCGATTTTGGCCACTTTACCCGGAAAACGGTGGTGCACAAACCATCATAATTCACTGTAAACAACTACCATGCTTTTGTTTTACAACATGCTACTAGTACAAAACCATGGTATTTTTTGAATTGTACTACCATTTTTCATTTTTCTTCCATGGTAGCTAGTATTTTTATATCACGTTTTTTTAGCAGGAAAATACCATGGTACCGGTGGGAAAAACCTGATAGTATTTTTTTTAAGGACATTAGAGCCTCCCACAACGCAGGCGATGGCTGCAAATTGCAGCTGGTGAGGAGCAACTGCAGAAAATTGAAGTCGACCAGTCGAAATTTCGTGACTTTTGATCACATGGTTGTAGCAAAGTTCATGCAGTCCACATGTAGACGCATGTCGGAAAATGTTTATCCCCACAATGCAACACAGTTTGAAAGGTTGGTCACTGATTTAACAAACGTGATCCACTCGAGCATTCATGGTGTTGCATTTGTTTGAGTATGTCATTTGTGCTGTTCGTGTATGCTGTCATGTTGCTGACTCTCACGTGCCCAAAGTAATTGATTGCCCTGCGGAGACAGTTATAGTGGTTTAAAGAAGGCCTGAGTAAGGCCAACATGTCACAAATATTCCAACCTTGGATGAATTATTTCTCGATTAAGCTTTtggataaaaatgtaaaatagccAATATGCCCGAAAAAACACCCTTCCTCCAAAAGGACCTTTCTATGGATTAGCCTACCTTCCAGTTAAATCAAACGTCATTAATAATTTTGTTCCAGTGTCACTGGGACATTTGAGGACCAGTGATGTTGACCTGAATGATACAAATATGACTGATACTGTTGGCATGTGGACTAATATGTTGTTGAGTTGTGTTCTTACACTGGTACAGTCATGCCCTATGAGAGATGTATGACTGCGCATgtgcgaaaataaataaagtgcattttcccccgttctggttaaaacaccaatgatgaacatgtgtgtttattcctccgtTAAGTAAACCGGTATTCCTGTCCTGAAGATGTCAGCACCAACAGATACAAAATTCAACCAATGCTTGCAGAAATGTATGAAGTGAATCTGTGCAAGATATGAATGTGAATACACACGTTTTTAAATCAGACATTTTCATGTCCTTTATTATTGCTATTGTCAGAAAATGCAATGTGTAGTTATTTGAGAATAACAGTTTACATTACAATTTGGCTATTGAAATTATATAGGGAATtatgaaaaaaatatgaaatgaacaacaaacaaaaaactatTAAAAGCAGAAGGTGttaatatacacatacatacacacacacacacacacacacacacaaaacaagaacTCAAATGCCAGAGTGGTAATGCTTTTGACTCCGGTCCACATATACCTGCCTGGTGACGAGGGTTCAAACTCCTTCTCTGCCCTTCTGTCTGTGCCCCTACTTTCCCTGCTGTACTGTCTTAAAATTAATAACAATACAAAGGAACATGAGTTCCAAAAAAACCTTCCATTTTAATTCACGGGGTGAGTGCATAGGTGTTCAGTCAGGCGCTTTTTTTGAGCGAAAGCTAACCCACATTCTCCACACACATGTGGCTTATTTTTTCTGGTATGGGTTCGCTCGTGTTTTAACCTATGATAAGATAATCTGAAACTTTTATCACAAAAGCTACATACaaatggcttctctcctgtgtgaagacGTCGGTGTGATTTCAGGTAACCTGACTGAATGAAAGACTTTCCACAGTCTTGGCATTTGTATGGTCTCTCACCAGTATGGTATCTTTCATGCAGCCTTTTTTCATTGGCAGTGATGAAGGTTTTTGTGCAATAGGAGCATGGAAATGGTCTTTCTCCTGTGTGAGTGAGTTCATGTCTTTTCAATGACACTGCTTTGTAAAACTGCTTCCCACAGATTGTACAAGGGTATCTCACCCCCTCATGAACTTGTTCAATGTGTGAATTCAGCTGAAGTTTTGTTCTGTAGGACATGTCACACTGCGAACAGGAAAATGGTCTCTCCTCTGAGTGAGTCCCCATATGCACTGACAGTTCTCCAGCAGCCTTGAAGCTCTTTCCACACTGCCAGCACAGGaacggcttttctcctgtgtgcttCCTACTGTGTATTGTTAGAGAATTTGCTGAATTGAACTTTGCTTGACAAACAGAGCACTGGTACAGGTACTCTCCTGAATGAACCCTCTCATGGATGACAAGGTATGATAACTGAGTGAAGGTTTTCTCACATTGAGAGCAGGGGTATGGTCCTGTGAATTTATGTTGATGCAGATAGTGTTCTCTCAGACGCCCCAACAGGGTAAAGGTCTTCTCACACATGGTACACTGGATTTCCTTGTGCTGCATCAGCTTGTGTCTGTCAAAGGCAATGGAGTTTGGGAGGACCCTTCCACAATCAGAGCAATAGAATGGGTTGTGAATTCGCTTGTGTGTCCTTAGGGATGATGAACCTTTGAAGTCCTTCCCACAATCATCACATTTGAAGACAACCTTTCTTTTTTCACATTGGAAGACCAcctttctcttttcctctttgCATGAACTTTCTTGGTGTTGCTTCAAATTACAGATGTCAtcgaaactctttccacattttttaCACCAGTGAACCAGTTGTAGTTGACTGGTAGATGTCTCTGGGGTATTAGCCTTAACAGCCAGCAGTTCACTAGACTCCTCTTGGTGCTGGTTTACCATCTGAGAGGACTCTTCTTGGTTCACCTTACAGATATATCTCTGGTGTTGATTAAAACTTTGCTTGTACTTAAAACGCTGCTCACAGTTGACACATTGATAAGGACGCTCCACTGAATGGGATCTCATATGAGTAGCTAAATGAGAAGCACAGTCCAAAATCTTCCCACACACAGTGCATGCATGTTCTTTGGCAGTCGGTGCTGGAGTAAAAGCCTTGATAAGGGGCTCAGTGTAGTTTTCCTTGGTAGTGAGAGGGCTGCTGCAACTCTCTGTGTTAACGTCCACTTGTTGATGGTCCACACTCAGGCCAACGTCTTCTAGGATGCCCTCGTGTCCAAGGATTTCCTGATGTTTCTTCAAAGAGTCTTTGTACTTAAAACTTCTCTCACAAATAGCACAATGAAAGGGACGTGCCTTTGAGTGAGATTTCAAGTGCCTTTCCATCTGTGAGGTACAAGTCAAAATCTTACCACAGACATAACAGGTTTTGGAATCTATCTGGGTTCGATTCTCTGCAGTGGCAAGAAAAACCTTCTCTGGTTCCGGGCCACTCTTTTGTTGTGCCATGTTCTGACCAACATCCTGACACAAAACTCCCTGGGTCACTTTCTGACACAATTCTCTCTGGTGTTTTCTAAAATCATATGAATACTTGAATCTCTTACCACAATTGACACACCTAAATGGATGCTCTTTTGAGTGGGAGCTCATGTGCCTCACCAAGCTTGAAGTACGAGTAAAAAACCTCCCACACACAGAGCATGTGTTAGAGGATGTGATAGTGTCCAGAGTTCCTTGATGAGATGGCCCTGGTGGAGAGGGAGTCTTGAGGAGTGATGTGATCTGAGGTTTGCTAGTTGAGGGTTGTGGGATCTCTTCCTCATTTTTATCTTCATTCAACACGTTTAGCTCCTTTTCACAAACTCGCCTCTGGTGTCTCTTCAGATTATGACCATCCAAGAAGAATTTTTCACATTTGTGGCACTTAAACTTGAGATTTTCAGTGTGGGTTAGCTGATGCCTTTTCATGGCTGCGACCCAAGTGAAAGTCTTTCCACACACTTCACATGCCTTATTGAATGGGCCTCTTCTGCATGAATTCTTTGGGGAAGGACACACCTTGGAGGATGATGGCTGTCTGTTTGCAAGCCCAGTCTTTTGAGGTTTTCTACCTTTTGAACACATTTCTTTAATCTGCAGCCTTTTGCTTCGTTTTAATTGTTGAAAATATGATGGTCTGAGTAAATTCAAGCCAGTGACAGCTTGATTGTCAATTTCCCCAACAGCAGACTCCATGTCCATACCATAATCCTGCTCAGTAATTATGCATCTTCTAACTTCATCTGCTGGGACTAGTACATCGATTTCCTTTGTCTGATTCTCCAACAACTCGCTTGCTTCCATTCCCTCCAAATTCATGCCTTCTGATTGTGTATCTGAGTCTACATCTGGGGCAGTCACCACTTGCACGtatggaggaagagacagaggagaggatgcAGTCACCAAAGGACGATGAAGTTCCTTTTTATGCAAAAGAGGGAGACAATGAAAAAAAAGTTAAACTGTGAATACACTTTTTTTGCGATAGTAGTTGACTAACATCATACATGCAAATTATGTCAATACCTCAAATATAAACTTTTACAGATAAAAGTAATATTTGTTCTACTTGACACAAGTCATTCAAGTAATAaggccgagggggtgtggtatatggccaatataccacggctaagggctgttcttaagcacgacgcaatgtggagtgcctgtatacagcccttagcagtagtatattggccatacacccCCAAAAAACAGAGGTGCCTTAATGCtaatataaactggttaccaacgtaattagagcagtaaagaaGTATTTATACATCATAACTGTGGCAAATTGTTTGATATACACATGGCTGAAATGCGgtatcaaccaatcagcatccaagaTCCAAACTACCCCGTTTATAATTGAAATTTTGGCACAACCAATCTATAACACTATGATACTTACGGATGGAGTCCAAATGTCCAAGTTTTCTGTGGTACTGGAGCAGGGTCCTCAATTGTATGGGGTCAGGTACAAACTGTACACATTTATCCAGGGCAGATGGGACAGCATTTAACAAGGACGCCGTCTTGAGAGAGAGGAACATGGTTTAAAAGCATTAACAACTACAAACTCATGTCACACTGAGTTTCTTTGTTTAAAAGTGAAAAATATTACTGATTGGTATTCTTGACTTCTAATTCCCCAAGCTAATTAGATACAGGTGTTATTCATTCTTATTACCTGTTCAAGGTCTGGTATAGGAAGTAACTTCTCAAATCTGGAAAGGAATTCTAACATCAGCATCTGTATTGCAGTGTCATACTTGGGCCCAAATTCCACAGGGAACACGTCCTAGGAGAGAATAAATTAACCTAAAATGCCAATAATATCTATATTTATATTGGTTTGAAACAATATAAAACTAGGCCACTAAAACCTAGACCAGTAAAACTTTTATACTTTCCTACCATATAAGAGCAAAACAAACCTGGTAAAAGTTCTCCCTTTCACTTGGGTCTTTCAGCAGAGATTCAACCAGCTCCACAAAGTTTGATTCAGATAATTCCACCTCTGCATCACCTGACTGCAACAAAACACGTACAACAGTTAAATAATCACATTTTACAACTCAATGACAGAATACTTTGAGTGACATTGGTCTTTGCTCCCTCCCAGAAAGATACTCACCTCTGCTTCCCCAGTGGATATGAGGCTTCGGATCCTGTCCAGGTGTTGCTGAATGTCTTGGTCTGCTGTCTGCTCAGTACGACACAACTCCAGAACCATCTAAAATTACAGATGACCAGTCAGGAGTAGAACAAAGGTCAACCACACGCTTCATAGGCATTGCTCTGTTCTCATTGGGACACATTTGGAGAAAATGATAGATAGGTAGGCTAAGGGCCAACGGCAGTATTTGACAAACCAGTGTCAGGGTCTTCATCTCAGTCAATGTTTAACAGCTGGGTGTTTTATGCTAGAGTCAACAATATTGTTGTCAGAGACTAACCTCAATGATCTTGTTGCATGTTTATTTTCCCCATTCTGAACCCAATCTCTTACCCTTGCTCGAAGCCCCAGAATGAGTTGGGCCCTCTGACTGCAACTCAAAAGCTCTGGCACAATGTCGGTCACCGTGGTGACAAACTCCTCCAGCATCCCATAATCTTGAACATCTCCTCGCTGAACCACTTGCCACATGGCTGCAGAGACAAGCCGCAGTGGTGGAATGAAGAGACGCagagagggaagaagaagagGGGGACCTAAAAATAGGAAAATAATTTGTAAACAAAGCCACCCAGATGTCTTGCTAGCTAAGAAGTTATCCCACTGCACTGTACAGTCATCTTGACCAGGTGTACACATTCATAGAACCTAGGTATAGTTAGAAGGGGAAatgctatactgaacaaaaaaataaaaacaacatacaatttcaacgatttcactgagttacagttcatataagaaaatgaatcgatttaaataaattcattaggttctaatttatggatttcacatgactgggcagggtcgcaggagggcataggcccacccaattggaagccaggcccagccaatcagacttcgtttttctccacaaaagggctttattacagacataaatacttctcagtttcatcagctgtctgggtggctggtctcagacgatcccgcaggtgtagaagccgtgcagtagcagagagaaaagggTGGCTggaggccttcctctgacaacgcctggtatagaggtcctggatggcaggaagctttgcccatggtgatgtactgggccgtacgcactacccactGTAGGAGGCCGACCGCAAGGCACAGGCAGTGATTCAACCCATCAAGATGCTCTCGAAGGTgccgctgtaaaaccttttgaggatctgaggacccatgccaaatcttttcagtcacctgatggggaataggttttgtcatgcccccttcacgactttcttggtgtgcttggaccatgttagtgtgttggtgatgtggatgccaagaaacttgaagctcctaacctgctccactacaaccctgccgctgagaatgggggcgtgcttggtcctcctttttctgtagtccacgatcatctcttttgtcttgatcatgttgagggagaggttgttgtccttgtgccacacggtcaggtctctgacctcctccccattGGCTGTCtaatcgttgtcggtgatcaggcctaccactgttgtgtcatcagcaatctTAATGACggcgttggagtcgtgcctagccgtgcagtcatgagtgaatagggagtacaggaggggactgagcacgcacccgaggggaccccgtgttgaggatcagcgtagcggatgtgttgttacctacccttactacctgggggcggcccgtcaggaagtccacgatccagttgcagagggaggtgtttagtcccagggtccttagtttagtgatga from the Salmo salar chromosome ssa17, Ssal_v3.1, whole genome shotgun sequence genome contains:
- the LOC106576584 gene encoding uncharacterized protein isoform X3; amino-acid sequence: MQSQDPCENCPLLLPSLRLFIPPLRLVSAAMWQVVQRGDVQDYGMLEEFVTMVTEIVPELWSCSQRAQLLLGLRARLVLELCRTEQTLDLTNIQKHLDRIRSLTSTGEAESNDAEVQLSESNFVELVESLLKDPSERENFYQDVFPVEFGPKYDTAIQMLMLEFLSRFEKLLPIPDLEQTASLLNAVPSALEKCLQFVPDPIQLRTLLQYHRKHGHLDSIRPPLLLPSLRLFIPPLRLVSAAMWQVVQRGDVQDYGMLEEFVTTVTDIVPELLSCSQRAQLILGLRARMVLELCRTEQTADQDIQQHLDRIRSLISTGEAESGDAEVELSESNFVELVESLLKDPSERENFYQDVFPVEFGPKYDTAIQMLMLEFLSRFEKLLPIPDLEQTASLLNAVPSALDKCVQFVPDPIQLRTLLQYHRKLGHLDSIRTSSSFGDCILSSVSSSIRASGDCPRCRLRYTIRRHEFGGNGSKRVVGESDKGNRCTSPSR